In Streptomyces camelliae, the sequence TCTTGGACGGTAACGGACGCCCCCGTCCGTTTAGGTAAAGTGAGAGAGTGATCGACCATTTGCCTCATAGTCTGCGTTCCGACGCGATGGACAACCGCGACCGCATCCTCGACGCGGCCCGAGCGCTGCTCTCGGCCGAGGGCCTGGACGTGCCGATGCGGGAGATCGCGCGGCGTGCCGGGGTGGGACCTGCCACCTTGTACCGTCACTTCCCGACCAAGCAGATGCTGGTCGCCGAAGCCTTCGCGGACCAGCTGCGCGCATGTCGCACCATCGTCGACGAGGGGTGCGCAGATCCTGATCCGTGGCGTGGCCTCTGCCTGGTGATCGAGAAGATCTGTGAGCTACACGCACGCGATCGGGGCTTCACCGAAGCCTTCCTGTCGACCCTCCCGGGGGCGCCGGATGTCGCGGGACGCGAGTACACGGTGAAAGCAGTCGCCGGACTGGCCCAGCGAGCCAAGGACGCAGGGCACCTGAGGCCCGACTTCGTTCTGGACGACCTCATTCTCGTACTCATGGCCAACAAGGGGATCCACGCCACATCTACCGCCACCCAGGTCATGGCCTCCCGACGCTTCGCAGGGCTAGCGATCCAGGCGTTCGAAGCCTGCCCTCACCATGCACGGCTACCACCAGCGGCACGACTGGCATCCGCAGCACCGGCCAGCGCCTGACCGTGGGCGAGCGGTATCCACGCTCGACGCGCGAACCACTGAACCCCTTGGAATAGATCGTCTAGGGAAGCAGGCCCTGGCGGCGCGCGGTGACCACCGCCTCGAAGCGGGTGCTTGCTCCCAGTTTGCGCATCGCGCTGCGCAGATACGCCTTGACGGTTTCGGGCAGCAGCGACAGCCTGCGCCCGGTTTCGGCGTTGTTGCAGCCCAGCGCCACCTGCGCCAGGACGTCGAGTTCCCGGGGCGTAAGCCGCGGGCCCGGCCTGGAGGGCGCGGTGGACTGTCCCGCCAGCCGCCCGGCCATATCCAGCAGCCGTCCGCGCAGGTCCTCGTCAGGCACCTGCTGTGCTACGCGCCGCAACTCGGCGTGCACCTGGCGTAGTTCTTCCAGTGGCACGCCCTGTTGCCTCTCGCCGGCGCTGCCCCGCGTGGCGTCCAGCAGGCGCAGGCGGTGGTCCACCTCGTCACGGATGGCAAGCTCGGCGGCCAGTCGCCGGGAGGCGTCGGCGACCGCGTCGGCCGCCCGGTCCCCGAGCGGGTCTGGGCCACGACTGGCCCCGTAGAGCACCGCCCGCACTGCACCGGACACCACGACCGGCACGGCGACGACGGAGCGGATCCCCTCTGTCAGCACGGGACGGTCGTAGTCGTGCGTGATCGAGCGGGCCGACCTGTAGTCGCTCACCTTGGCCGGCCGCCCCGTGATGAGGACCCGGCCACCCAGCCCGGTCTCAGCGCGCACCCTGAGGCCGCGCAGACCGGCCGTCCGCACACCGATGAACTGCGACAGGCTCAGCAGCCTGTTCTCCACCTGTCCGCCGAACAAGACGGGGATGTCGGAGCGGTCGTAGAGCTGGCGGAGCGCCTGCCGGAGCGCGTCGCGGTCATCGGGCCGCAGAAGGGCGTCGGGGCTGGAGTGCATCACCCGTACCCCTTTCCGGGGGTAGTACGCCGTCGTCGTGATGCGGAGCATAAACCGCCGTAACACCCCTGCCATAGAGCGGCAGCGGAATCGACAGGAGATGACGTGGCCATGAACGAAGGATCGTCCTCGGTGGTGACCGCGACCGCCGACGGACCGCCGACAGACCGGGTGCGGGAGTTGCTCGACCTCTTCGGCGTGCCGGACGCCTGCGCCGCCGGACTGCTATGCGACCGGCATCCCGCGGACTCGGTGGCCTTCACTGTGGTCGAGAAGGACCTGACGGCCACCGACCTCACCTACGGAGAGCTGCGCCGCGACTCGGCCCGGTTCGCCGCCGCACTCGCCGACCTGGAGGTCGGGCCCGGCGACGCGGTCGCCACCCTGATGGGCAAGTCCGCCGATCTGGTCGTGGCCCTGCTGGGCATCTGGCGCCGCGGAGCGGTGCACGTGCCGCTGTTCACCGCCTTCGCGCCGTCCGCGGTGGCCCTGCGGCTCGGCGCGAGCGGAGCGAAGGCCGTCGTGGTCGAAGCGGACCAGCGGGGCAAGCTCGCCCCCAGTGAGGACATACCCGCCGACCGGCCCTGGCGGACCGTGGTCGCCGGAGGCGCCCCCGAGGGCGCGGAGCTGTCCTTCGGTGAACTGCTCTCCCGGTACTCCGGTGACGAGCCGCAGGGCCGCCCGGTCGCGACGGGCGCGGAGGCCCCGCTGATCCTGCTGTTCACCTCGGGCACCACCGGCGCCCCCAAGGGCGTCCCGATTCCCGTCAAGGCGCTGGCCTCGTTCCAGGCCTACCTGGAGTTCGGCCTCGACGTCCGCGATGACGACGTGTTCTGGAACGCCGCCGACCCCGGATGGGCGTACGGCCTCTACTACGCGATCCTCGGCCCGCTGGCCGCCGGACGCCGCAGCCTGCTGCTGCACGCCGGCTTCAGCCCCGCGCTGACCTGGCAAGTCATGAGGGACTTCGGCGTCACCAACTTCGCGGCCGCGCCGACGGTCTACCGCAGCCTGCGGGCCGCGACCGACCCGGTCCCCGACGGGCTACGGCTGCGGCGGGCCTCCTCCGCCGGGGAGCCGCTCACCCCGGAGGTAGTCGGCTGGTCGGAGCAGGCCCTGGGCGTGGCCGTGCGCGACCACTACGGGCAGACCGAGCACGGCATGGTCGTCGCCGCCGCCTGGGCCGACGGAGTCCGTACGCCGGTGCCGCCCGGCTCGATGGGCCGGCCGCTGCCCGGCTGGTCCGCCGAGGTGCTGTACGAAGAGCGGGACGAACCCGCCCCACCCGGCACCCTCGGCCGGGTGGCCCTCAGCGTGACGGACAGTCCGCTGCTGTGGTTCTCCGGCTACGCGGACGCGCCGGAGAAGACGGCCGAGCGTTTCACCGCCGACGGCCGCTGGTACCTCACTGGCGACGCCGGCCTCAGGGACGACAGCGGCTGCTTCTTCTTCTCCTCCCGCGACGACGACGTGATCATCATGGCCGGGTACCGCATCGGCCCCTTCGACGTCGAGAGCGTGCTCGTACAGCACGAGTCCGTGCTGGAGGCGGCCGTCATCGGTGTCCCCGACGCCCTGCGCGGCGAGGTGCTGGAGGCATACGTCGTGCTGCGCCCCGGGACACCCCCCGACGAGGACCTCGTGACGGAGCTCCAGGAGCTCGTCAAGCGGAGGTTCGCCGCCCACGCCTACCCGCGCGCGGTGCACTTCACCGACCAGCTGCCCAAGACACCCAGCGGGAAGATCCAGCGCTTCCTGCTGCGCCGGCAGCGCGCGCAGGCAACCGACCGGCCGCAGACCGGCCCGACCCGAGAGACGAACTCATGACGACGACCGTGTCCCGCCTGCTGCCCAGCGAGGAAGCGGCCGAACTGCTCGACCTGACCAGGGAGATCGCCGACGGAGCCCTCGCACCCCGGGCCGCCGCCGACGAGGCCGCCGAACGCTTCCCGCGCGACGTCTTCCGCACGCTGGGGCAGTCGGGGCTGCTCAGCCTCCCCTATCCCGAGGAGTACGGGGGCGGCGGTCAACCCTACGAGGTCTACCTTCAGGTCGTCGAGGAGATCTCGGCCCGCTGGGCGAGCGTGGGAGTCGGGCTGAGCGTGCACACGCTGTCCTGCTTCGCCCTGGCCGAGTACGGCACCGACGAGCAGCGCGGTAGGTGGCTGGCCGACATGCTCGGCGGTGAACTGCTCGGCGCCTACTGCCTGTCCGAGCCGCACGCCGGCTCCGACCCGACCGCGATGCGCACCCGTGCCCGGCGGGACGGCGACGCCTACCTCCTGCGGGGCGAGAAGGCCTGGACGACCCACGGCGGCCAGGCGGACTTCTACCAGGTGATGGCCCGCACCTCCGATCACCGCACCCGCGGAGTCTCCTGCTTCCTCGTCCCCGCCGAGTCGGCCGGGCTGTCGGCCGACCCGCCAGAGCGCAAGATGGGGCTCACCGGATCCGCCACGGCGACCGTCCGGTTCGACGACGTCCGCGTCCCCGAAGGCCGGCGTATCGGCGAAGAGGGGCAGGGCCTGCCGATCGCCCTCGCCGGACTTGACGCGGGCCGACTCGGCATCGCCGCCGTCGCCGTCGGTCTGGCCCAGGGCGCGCTCAACGACGCGCTCGCCTACGCCAAACAGCGCGAGACCTTCGGGAAACCGATCATCGGCCATCAGGGAGTCGCGTTTCTGCTCGCCGACATGGAGGCCGCCGTGGACTCCGCCCGGGCCACCGTCTTGGCGGCGGCCCGGCGCAAGGACGCCGGATTGCCGTACGGCCGTCAGGCCAGCATCGCCAAGCTCGTCGCAACCGAGGCGGCGATGCGGGTCACCACCGATGCCGTCCAGGTCTTCGGAGGCGCGGGCTACACCCGGGACTTCCCCGTCGAGCGCTACATGCGCGAGGCCAAGGTCATGCAGATCTTCGAGGGCACCAACCAGATCCAGCGCCTCGTCATCAGCCGCCACCTGGCCGGTGCCCGCACCGAACCCTCCCACCACGTTCTGCGCGCCGCGCCCAAGGAGCCCAAGGCATGAAACTCACCGGATCCGCCGCCCTGGTCACCGGCGGCGCCAGCGGCCTCGGTCACGCCACCGCCACCACCTTGCTGCACGCCGGCGCCCATGTAGTCATCGCCGACCTGCCGTCCTCACCCGGGGCCGCCGTCGCCAAGGAGCTCGCGGACGTCGGCCCGCGCGTCCGCTTCGTCCCCTGCGACGTCACCGACCCCGCCGCCGTTCAGGCCGCGGTGGACGCGGCGAGCAAACCGGGCCCGCTGCGCGTCGCGATCAGCTGCGCGGGCGTCGCGACGCCCGGCCGCATGCTGTCCCGCAGCGGACCACTGGACCTGGACGCCTTCGCCCGGGTCGTCGGCGTCAACCTCATCGGCACCTTCAACGTCTTCCGGCTCGCCGCACAGCGCATCAGCGAAGCCGAGCCCGTGGACGGCGAGCGCGGCGTCCTCGTGGCCACCTCCTCGGTCGCCGCCTACGACGGCCAGATCGGCCAGGCCGCCTACGCCGCCTCCAAGGGCGGGGTGGCCGCCCTCACCCTCCCCGCAGCCCGGGAACTCGCCCAGCACCTCATCCGTGTCGTCTCGATCGCACCCGGCCTCTTCGACACCCCGCTCATGGCAGGACTGCCCCAGGAGGCCCGCGACTCCCTCGGCCGACAGGTCCCCCACCCCGCACGCCTGGGCGACCCGTCCGAGTTCGCCGCCCTGGTACGTCACATCGCCGAGAATCCCATGCTCAACGGCGAGGTCATCCGCCTCGACGGAGCCATCCGCATGGCACCGCGCTGATCGTCCCCGCATTCCCACCCCACAAGGAGAACCGACTATGCCCGGCCCGCTGACCGGCCTGAATGGCGATCATGGACTCGTCTTCGGGAGCGACGGCGGCGGCAATCTCTTCGCTCTCGCGGCCAACGGCACGGTCCACAAGTCCAGGACTGCTTCCTGGAACGACGCGTTCTATGCCGTGGCCGCCAGTCTGTGCGACTTCCTTGAGCAACTTCGCGATGTCATTGATCAGTTCGCTGCCACAGGCCACCCCGGGGCTTTCTGAACTTCACGCACCGCCTGTCCACACGCGTCCTTCGTGGGTTCACGGAACTGCGGCCAGAGCCAATCTGGCTCTGGCCGCAGTTCCGTGAAGCTCAGCGCCTGGTGCGTCAGCAGAGACAGATACGCCGATCGCCCCGTCTCTCGACCGTAGGGCATGCTGTTGCGGTGAGTGATCCTCAACAAGCATGGCTGGGATGGCTGAACAGCCTGGACGTGCCACGGAAGACAGCCGCGGAGTCGCTGCGTGCCCAGTTCAGCGCCCTCGGCGTGACCAATCCTGTTGACCTGATCAAGTCGGAGGTCATGGAAGATCTTCCGCAGCTCGCGCGATTCGTACTGCTTCGGAGCCTGTGGCACGGTGTGATCAACGGCTGGACCGAGCCGGGCTCGCTCGATCAACTGCCAGCCGCGCAACGCCTTCTTGCCGCTGGCTCGGACCGGGAGGATCTTGTTCGCCTGGTCCGAGCCGTTGCCTATGAGGCGGTGTTCGCGACGCTCGACGAGCTGGACGTCGGCGGCGATGTGAACGTGTCGGGTGTGGAGGCCGGCTGGGTGGTCACACGCTTCGCCGATGCCCGGGGTCTCAAGGCGTATGCGGGCTCGTCACCG encodes:
- a CDS encoding TetR/AcrR family transcriptional regulator, coding for MIDHLPHSLRSDAMDNRDRILDAARALLSAEGLDVPMREIARRAGVGPATLYRHFPTKQMLVAEAFADQLRACRTIVDEGCADPDPWRGLCLVIEKICELHARDRGFTEAFLSTLPGAPDVAGREYTVKAVAGLAQRAKDAGHLRPDFVLDDLILVLMANKGIHATSTATQVMASRRFAGLAIQAFEACPHHARLPPAARLASAAPASA
- a CDS encoding helix-turn-helix transcriptional regulator; translated protein: MLRITTTAYYPRKGVRVMHSSPDALLRPDDRDALRQALRQLYDRSDIPVLFGGQVENRLLSLSQFIGVRTAGLRGLRVRAETGLGGRVLITGRPAKVSDYRSARSITHDYDRPVLTEGIRSVVAVPVVVSGAVRAVLYGASRGPDPLGDRAADAVADASRRLAAELAIRDEVDHRLRLLDATRGSAGERQQGVPLEELRQVHAELRRVAQQVPDEDLRGRLLDMAGRLAGQSTAPSRPGPRLTPRELDVLAQVALGCNNAETGRRLSLLPETVKAYLRSAMRKLGASTRFEAVVTARRQGLLP
- a CDS encoding AMP-binding protein, which encodes MNEGSSSVVTATADGPPTDRVRELLDLFGVPDACAAGLLCDRHPADSVAFTVVEKDLTATDLTYGELRRDSARFAAALADLEVGPGDAVATLMGKSADLVVALLGIWRRGAVHVPLFTAFAPSAVALRLGASGAKAVVVEADQRGKLAPSEDIPADRPWRTVVAGGAPEGAELSFGELLSRYSGDEPQGRPVATGAEAPLILLFTSGTTGAPKGVPIPVKALASFQAYLEFGLDVRDDDVFWNAADPGWAYGLYYAILGPLAAGRRSLLLHAGFSPALTWQVMRDFGVTNFAAAPTVYRSLRAATDPVPDGLRLRRASSAGEPLTPEVVGWSEQALGVAVRDHYGQTEHGMVVAAAWADGVRTPVPPGSMGRPLPGWSAEVLYEERDEPAPPGTLGRVALSVTDSPLLWFSGYADAPEKTAERFTADGRWYLTGDAGLRDDSGCFFFSSRDDDVIIMAGYRIGPFDVESVLVQHESVLEAAVIGVPDALRGEVLEAYVVLRPGTPPDEDLVTELQELVKRRFAAHAYPRAVHFTDQLPKTPSGKIQRFLLRRQRAQATDRPQTGPTRETNS
- a CDS encoding acyl-CoA dehydrogenase family protein — its product is MTTTVSRLLPSEEAAELLDLTREIADGALAPRAAADEAAERFPRDVFRTLGQSGLLSLPYPEEYGGGGQPYEVYLQVVEEISARWASVGVGLSVHTLSCFALAEYGTDEQRGRWLADMLGGELLGAYCLSEPHAGSDPTAMRTRARRDGDAYLLRGEKAWTTHGGQADFYQVMARTSDHRTRGVSCFLVPAESAGLSADPPERKMGLTGSATATVRFDDVRVPEGRRIGEEGQGLPIALAGLDAGRLGIAAVAVGLAQGALNDALAYAKQRETFGKPIIGHQGVAFLLADMEAAVDSARATVLAAARRKDAGLPYGRQASIAKLVATEAAMRVTTDAVQVFGGAGYTRDFPVERYMREAKVMQIFEGTNQIQRLVISRHLAGARTEPSHHVLRAAPKEPKA
- a CDS encoding SDR family NAD(P)-dependent oxidoreductase produces the protein MKLTGSAALVTGGASGLGHATATTLLHAGAHVVIADLPSSPGAAVAKELADVGPRVRFVPCDVTDPAAVQAAVDAASKPGPLRVAISCAGVATPGRMLSRSGPLDLDAFARVVGVNLIGTFNVFRLAAQRISEAEPVDGERGVLVATSSVAAYDGQIGQAAYAASKGGVAALTLPAARELAQHLIRVVSIAPGLFDTPLMAGLPQEARDSLGRQVPHPARLGDPSEFAALVRHIAENPMLNGEVIRLDGAIRMAPR